The Rosa rugosa chromosome 3, drRosRugo1.1, whole genome shotgun sequence sequence GTTACTACACTGTTTCAGGATTTCTGCAGAATTCAGCGTTCCTGTCATTTTAGATTCTTGTTTGACCATTCATTTGAACTGCGAATAACATGAAACTTTGGAAAATAGTAGTTTTGCATGTCTACTTTAAATTCTAGAGAGTTGTGATTAAAATCATTGAAAGGATgattgttggtgaatttttctttcttgtcaACCCTAATATTTTGTCAGAATACCCAAACTGTTCTCTCTCACTGcctcgatttctctctctcttgctctgATCGCCATCATcgcctgcttcttcttcttcttcttcttcttctacaggTCAGTTATACACACttctcaaaatatatatataaccccTTACTGTGTTTTGCTCTCTTCTCGATTCAAATCTCAATCTGTAGATCCTTATATTCACACCCAAAGTTTGCTTCTTTATGTTTTTTATGTATAAATTGTTGTTATATCTCAGTTTAAGGTTAATTACTAGCTGTAAATGGTTCAAATTTTCACTTATTTATCACACAAAGTGGCAAAAGCTGTCAACTTTAAATTGTGCTGAGTGCAATATGAAGATTGTATCGTATCAGGTCACATTTGTATGAGCTTTAAATGGCATTACTTTGATTTTTACAGTCTTTGTCATGAGAATGTTGATCATTACTTTCGAGTTTGAacacgaagaagaagaagggtggttgtgattgttttggtttggtttttcgGGTTTGCCGCATGGAGGAGGATACATTTTTTGTTGGTCAAGAGTTCCCTGATGTTAAGGAGTTTAGGAATGCGATTAAAGAAGCAGCAATTGCCCAACACTTTGAGCTTCGTATAATAAAAAGTGACCTTATCCACTACTTTGCAAAGTGTGCCGCAGAGGCTTGTCCTTGGCACATTCGTAGTGTGAAGCTTCCTAATGCGCCGACATTTGTGATAAGAAGCCTTGAAGGGAAGCACACTTGTGGTAGAAATGCGCACAATGGGCGCCATCAGGCGTCTATTGATTGGATTGTTAGTTTTCTAGAACAACGTTTGCGGGATAACATTAATTACAAGCCGAAGGATATATTGCATGATATCCATCAGCAATATGGGATTACCATACCATATAAGCAGGCTTGGCGTGCAAAGGAATGAGGACTTGCTGTGATATATGGATCTTCCGAGAAAGGGTATTGCCTTCTTCTTTCATACTGTGAAGAAATAAAGAAGACCAACCCTGGAAGCATTGCTGAGGTGTTTACTACTAGTCCAGATCACTAGTTCCAGTGGTTATTTGTTTCCTTTTATTCATCCATTTATGGTTTTCTGAATGGTTGCTTGCCTGTTATTGGGCTTGGTGGAATCCATCTTAAGAGAAAATATCTCGGTACCTTACTCTCTGCAACTTCTTTTGATGCTGAGGGGGGTTTATTTCCACTTGCATTTGGTGTTGTTGATGAAGAAAATGATGAGAGCTAGATGTGGTTCTTGTTAGAGTTGCACAAGGCACTAGAGATGAACACCCAGAATATGCCGCAACTCACATTTATATCTGATACACAGAAGGGCATTGCAGATGCAGTGAGAAGGAAATTCCCAAATTATGTACATGATATTTGCATTCGCCACTTGAGTGAAAGCATTGGAAAAGAATTCAAGAACCCAAGGCTCGTTCATCTGTTATGGAAAGCTGCACAAGCCACTACTACCATTGGTTTCAAAGAAAAAATGGCTAAAATATAGGAGGTTTCTTTGGATGCTGCAAAATGGCTCCAACAATTTCATCCTTCCCGCTGGGCATTTGTGTATTTTGAAGGAACACGTTACGATCATTTCTCATCAAATATAGATGAGTTCAATAAATGGATTCTGGAAGCTCGTGAACATCCCATAATCTAGGTGATTGAGAGGATTCATGGTAAATTTATGACGGAGTTTGAAGAACGGCGTAATTCTTGGTTTTCCTTACTTGGTCCATCTGCTGAGAACTATATTTCAGAAGCCATCAGTCGTGCATCCACATATCAGGTCCTTCGATCTGATCAAGTTGAATTTGAGGTCCTCTCAGCTGATCGATCAGATATTGTGAATATTGGAACCCATTGTTGTTCATGCCGTGAATGGCAACTATAtggtgaaaagaagaaaatttggCTGAATTAAATTTCATTAATATGTGGTTGTGTACATATACAGGAAGTAATTCCTAATCTCACGTTATCTACTCCTACGATTAAGCTATATTTTGGGAATACATACTACAATCAAGggtacagatatttacagattaTTACATCTTAAATATAGGAGATATGCTCAATTAACttcctaacactccccctcaagttggagagtacGTGGATGTCCTGCACTCCCAACTTGTGAATCATAGGagtaaaaatttcttttccctAAGCTTTAGTCAAGACATCCGCCAATTGATGTGCTGAGCTCACAAACCTTGTAGCAACAGATCCATCTTGAATTTTATCCCTGATATAATGGCAGTCCATTTCAATATGCCTAGTTCATTCGCTCATGATCGAAAAACGGGGTTTGCTGTAATATGCAGGGCAACTTTATTGTTGCAGAACAACAAGGCAGGTTCTTGATGCAATAATCCCAAATCTCTGAGTAGATACCGTAGCCAAGTTAACTCACAGCATGCTCCAGTCATAGCACGATATTCTGCTTCGGCTGAAGAGATTGACACGGTCTTCTGGCGTTTTGACCTCCAGGAAATTAGTGAAGGTCCAAGGAAAACACAATAACCTGTAGTAGACCTTCTAGTGATTGGATAGCCTGCCCAATCTGAATCGTAATAAGCTCTTAACTTGAAATCACTATTTGATGAGAAAAACAACCCTTGGCCAGGTGCATTTTTGAGATAATGCACAACCCTGAGTGTTGCTTCCATATGGAGCTTCCGAGGTTGATGCATAAACCTGCTTCATACATGAACGGAATATGTGATATCCGGTCTTGAAACAGTAAGATATATCAACCTTCCGACCAATCTTCTATAACGACCCAGATCTTTGAGCAAGTTGCTCTTATCAACAATTTTAATCCTCGCTCCATAGGAGTGTCAATAGGGGCTGCACCCAACAAACCTGCGTCCTCAATGATCCCTAATGCATACTTACGTTGGGAAATAAAAATCCCACTTTTAGAAGCAGAAACCTCAATGCCAAGAAAATATTTCAAGTTACCAAGATCTTTAAGGAGAAAATGATTATGCATAAATTTCTTAATTGCATTAATACTCATAGGATCATTTCCGGTAAtcaaaatatcatcaacatatatcaaGAGAGCAGTGAATGACTTGCCTTGCTTTTTGGTGAATAAGGAATAATCAGCTCGTGATTGTACAAAAGCAGCAGAACGAATAGCCTCTGAAAACTTTGCGAACCACTGACGGGATGCCTGTTTCAAACCGTAAAATGACTGATGAAGGCGACACACCAAGTTTTCCTCCCCCTGGCAGTGGAGACATGTAGATTTCTTCATGTAAATCGCCGTGAAGGAAGGTGTTGTTGACGTCCAATTGGTGTAGGGACCAGCCACGAGCTGCGGCCAAGGCAAGCAAGCAACGAACCGAGATGATCTTGGCAGTAGGAGAAAAAGTCTCCTGATAATCAACACCCTCCAATTGAGTGAagccctttgccaccaatcGGACTTTGTACCGCTCGATAGAACCATAAGAACGATGTTTAATCTTATAGACCCATCGACAACCAATCGGCGTTTTCCCAGCCGCCGGAAGGGATGTGAGAGTCCAGGTACCATTGGCCTAGAGAGCCTCCAATTCAAACCGCATCGCCTCCTGCCATTCAGGATGGACGGAGGCTTTAGAATAAGTTCTGGACTCCGTAACTTGACTGATCTGGGCAATGAAAGAGCGATGTGCAGGCTTGTAGTGATGATAAGAAACATAATTGGCCAAAGAATAATAGGCACCTTTAGTTGGACCTGGAAGCAAGGAATTTGATTGATCAGAGCAAGCGCGCGTGATGTGAAAgcatttataatcctaaaatTTCGCCGGTGGATGACAGGAACGGCTGGAGCGACGAAGAGGCTCGGGTTCGGGTGGTGGTGTAGGTGAGTCGGGTGAAAGCAAAGGGAGAGTTACTAGTGGAGGATTGACCGTGTTGGAATCTAGCGGTGGAAAATGGGGCACTTGGAGATCGGAGGCCGATGAGTGTGTGAGTGGGTCTGGTGGTGTTGGAGTTTTGGGACAGCGAGCATAGGTCCGAAGTGGTGGACGAGGGGAGGATGGTGGCGCGGGGTCGGAATTGTGGGTAGGATAAGGGACGACGGGTTCTGGTGCAATGGATTGGGAAGAAGAGGAGGACATGGCTGGGAGATCGGGattagaggaagaagagatagGATGAGAGTCAAAAGTGAGGTCAAGGGATGATGTTGGGACAGGTATTGGAAGAGGGATTAGGCCGTGGGAGTGGACTAAAGAGGGGACAGAAGATATGGGCTTGGTAGATGCATATGGAAAAACATTTTCATGAAAGATAACATCTCTACTTGTGAAGACCTTTTTAGTTGAAAGATTATACAATTTGTAGGCCTTTTGGCCAACATGATAACCTATGAAAATACAAGCCACGACACGATAATCGAATTTGTGTGAAGTATGAACATTAGTAGCATAGGTCAAACACCTAAACACACGAAGATGATGGAACAGAGCTGGTTTTGAGTATAAATGCTCAAACAGAGTTTTGAAGGAAATGATGGGTGTAGGTAAACGATTGATGATGTGTACCGCAGTAAGAGCACACTCCCCCCAAAATTGGGTAGGAAGATGAGCAAGAAATTTTAAAGCACGGGCCACTTGCAAAATGTGACGATGTTTGCGTTCcacaaccccattttgttggggcgTGTAAACGCATGAATGTTGGAAAATAACACCATTGTCATTAAAAAAAGATCGGAGTGAAAGGAATTCACCACCATTGTCACTGCGAAAAATTTTAATGCGAGAGGAGAACTGAGTGGACACATAGCTAAAGAATTGCTTTAGAATCGATTGTGCCTCATCTTTGTGTCTCATTAAAAAAATCCAAGTGAAGCGTGTATAATCATCAACAATGGTAAGAAGATAATGGGCACCGGAAAGTGAAGAGTGCTTATAACgtccccaaatatcacaatgaataatATCAAAAGGTTTTTCAGAAGAAATTAAACTAGAACCAAAAGGCAAACGACTCTGCTTAGCCAAAGGACATACAAGGCAAGCATTATTGGATTGAATtgaaatattcaaaaaattcTTGGCAATAAAACTCAAACGAGAGGGAGACACATGCCCTATACGGTTATGCCAGAGATCGGTAGATTTTGTGGTGAGGTTGCAGGCTGGATGATTGTTTGAGGAGGAAGGTGAACAAGTTATGGATTTCTTCGTTGCTAACGCCACCAAGTAGTACAATCCATCACGCTGCTTACCCAAACCAATCATCTTCCTCGTAGCCAGATCCTGCAAAATACACCAATATGGGAAAAAAGTCACTGAACAGTTCAAGCCTCTTGTTAAACAACTAACCGATAATAAGTCAACTTTGAATGTAGGAACACAAAGCACATCTATGAGATAATAAACCGAACTAAGAGGGAAAGATCTTGTGGCAACTATTGGTGCTTTTTGTCGACTTGGTAACAATACCGGCGGTAATgaagaatttttctttttacataATAAATCGGAAGAGGAAACAATATGATCTGTCGCGACGCTATCAATGATCCAGTGGCGGGAGGAGATTTTAGACAAACCTGGCTTGGAAATTGCTGAATTCGCTTGAGGCTTATCACCTTCTTTGTCTTTGGTACTCAAGATGCTAATAAGCTGCTGAAGTTGTGCTTCTGTAAAAGTAGAATTCAAGAACCTCTCTTCATCTTTGATTTGTCCATTAGATACTTGATTTGCAGAACGACTACGGCTTCTATCATTCTTGGGACGATTGAATTTATTCTTTGGATGGCCTGGTGGATAGCCAATCAACTTGTAGCAAGTTTCAACAAAGTGCCCCTTATCACCACAATAGGTGCATTCAGGACGTCCTCTAGAAGAGCCTATGCGACGCCTGTCTTGATCAGATTGCTGTCAACTTTGTGAGCCATTGAAGGATTGATCAAGATGGTGTTCCATCCTGCCTTGTCGGCCAAAATTATTTGGCCTATTATTTCTCACGGCCATAGCTGCTCACCATGTGAATCTGGTGCATGTATAGTCCCAAGTTGCCTCTGCTTTTCATTCTGACAAATTGTTGCATAAGCTTGTCGAACTGAGGGAAGGGGATTCATTAAAAGTATCTGACCTCTAGCAGCACTGTAAGATTCATCCAAACCCATCAAAAACTGCATCAATTTCTGCCGGTCTTGTTGGGCACCACAAGTACATGAGAATGCATCAATAGATGAAGGCAATTCATCCCAGAGACTCTTTAATTTGGTGTAGTAGGCTGAAACAGAAAGCTGATCTTGTCAATGGTAAGCAATCTCTCGCTGGATTTCAAAAATGCGAGGGGCATTGCTTTGAGAGAAATGCTCACGAAGGTCTTCCCAAACTTCACGAGCAGTAGTGTAATAGATTACACTATCAGAGATTTCCGGGGTTAAAGAATTAATAATCCAAGAATGGATCATATCATTGCACCGAGACCAAGTCGCATAATCATCAGGATACTTTTCTGCCGAGGGTGGTTTAATGACACCATTGACAAAGCCAAGCTTGTTCTTGGCGTTTAGGGCTATGGTCATGGCTCTCAGACATGTGGACTAATTATCTCCATTGAGCAGTTTGGAAACCAAGACTAGACCGGGATGATTTGAATGATAAATGAAGAAGGGATTTGGGACATCGGCTTTTGGGGCATCTGATCCTTCTCCCATGATTCAGGAGATGGAAGAAAGAAGCTTGCTGCACGAGAAGATAAGGCACAGCAGCAAGGGAGAGAGTCAGGATTTTactcctgctctgataccatgaaaagaagaagatttgGCTGAATTAAATTTCATTGATATACAGGAAGTAATTCCTAATCTCACGTTATCTACTCCTACGATTAAGCTATATTCTAGGAATACATACTACAATCAAGGGATACATATATTTACAGATTATCACAACTTAAATATAGGAGATATGATCAATTAACTTCTAACATATGGTTTACCATGTTCCCATGCTGTTGCTGCCCTCATCTCATGTCAGAAAGATGTATATGCCTTTACAGAGAAATGTTTTACTGCAGCAAGTTACCGTGAGACGTATGCTGGAGAGATATATCCTATTGAAGCAAAACCCCAATGGGTAAAGACAGAAGAGGCTGCAATgactgatgatgatgatactcGAGTTTTTGTGCGACCTCCTAAGATTCGTAGACTGCCAGGGCGCCCCGAAAAGAAACGGATTTGTGTAGAAGACATTAATCCTGGCAAACATACTGTACGTTGCAGTCTCTGTAATCAGACCGGACATTATAAGACAACCTGCAAAGAGAGATTCTGAAGAGACTCGAACAGTTCTAGGCGTCTAACTTTCAATTCTAGATATCTCAGCAGGTACTGTTACTTTAGTGTAGAATACTTTTCCTGTGATTATGCCAAACTAGTTATTCAGGTCATGTAAAATAGGAATTGCACCATTAGGTACTTTGTTGATTGCTAACAGTGAGCTGTTTAGAAGCACCATATTCTCATTTGGTTACTGTGATTCTGAAACTTCTCCTTTGTATTTATCAAGAGAGGATAGAACTAAATGGGTTCACTACTTGATCATTTGGTCCAGGTGGTGCGCGATTCATGTCTTCAATGTTTCCCTTAATAATCTTACTAAGTTCATTCTATGTGCTGAGGACAAATTCTAATGAAATGAAGTGAAACTGATGGAACAAGCTTGCCTTTCTGGTTGCCAAATTAACTGAAAACAGCATAATTGCTTTGTCAAACTTTTAAACCCACCACTCCGCAGCAAGAAAGATTTCACGGATAGCAGTATGGCATATTGACCTATTTTTAACCTTTAGTGGAGTGTGCATTACCAGTATAGATGGATCTGCAATATGTTTAGAACTGACAGAAATTCTGATATAGCATTGGCCTCGGTGGAAATTCTGATATAGCACAATATTTTGTGAAAAGACCAACATTATTGATCAGGAATCAAATTCACAACTGATGTGCATGCCAACTAAGAACAACCACTTTATTTAGGTAAATTATACCATTCCAGCCAACAAAATCAAGCTTCTGATCAATACAAACGTTACAGCAATAAAGCGTAACATCATAAAACAAGGCTGATCAAATCAATTTTACACTAGCTAAAATCTCTACAATTCAAAAACTGAAGTCAACAAACTAATTACGAAATGGGAACTTGCTTACGTTTTTAGCATAGAACACAAATGGAGGCAAATGTTAACACCGTTGGTTCAACTAGTAGGCAGCAGATAACGGTCTACAAAGTCAGATCCACTGTCCTCACTTGTATAATTGCTTGAATCTCTTGCATGCTTCTAATACATTTTCCCTGTGACCAAAGGCACTAACCCTGATGAAACCCTCACCACCAGGTCCAAAGCCACTTCCAGGTGTGGTAACCACATGAGTCTTCTCAAGAATCTCAGCAAACACATCCCATGAGCTTTGTCCGGGGAAGTGGACCCACACATATGGAGCATTCGTCCCTCCATATACATTAAAGCCAAGGGAGTTAAATGTCTCCATTATGATATTAGTGTTTTCTTTGTAGAAATTTATCACCCCGTGCATAGCCTACAAGGAGTTGAAACAAATAATGTAAGCAAAGCTTGTAACACAACTGTGGATTTCAGATTCAAAACTGTTGGAAAACAATCAAGAGACAGTAACAGACCTTAAGACCCTCTGGTTCAAGGCAAGCCAGACCACCAGCTTGGGCAATAGTGGATGCACCATTGAAGCAAGTACAAACAATGCGGTTGAAGTCCTTGGCGACTTGAAAACCATCCGAATAGTGCAACTGCTTTGGAACCACAGTCCACCCCAAACGAACTCCAGTGAATCCAGCATACTTGCTAAATGATGATGTCTCAATTGCAACCTTGAATGTCCATACAGAAACAAAAATATTAGATCTTGGATAGTCAAAAAGATGACATTGGAAAAGAAATTTCAAAAAAGGAGATATGACAGGCCAAAGCACATCCAAATGTACAACTCTCAATAAAACACCATTCTTAACTAATTTATTATCAAGAAGGGTAAAGATGAAGTTCATAGAAAAGATGATCAAAGAGCCTTGCAGTAACAAATTATTGATTGCAGACTTACATCTTTAGCTCCAGGGATTTCAAAGATGGAGCGTGGATTATCATCTGACATATACATGGCATATGCAGAATCATAGACTATGATTGAGCCATTATCCTTGGCAAACTTTACAAGTTGTGTCAGTTGCTCCCTTGTTGCAGCAGAACCAGTAGGATTGTTTGGTGAACAGAAAAATATGATATCTGTTCGATTAGTAGAGGACAGATCAGGAAAAAATCCATTATCGGGAGTACACCTCATGTACTCAATGTTTGCGAACTTCTCAACAGATTTCTGGTACTGTCCTGTCTGGCCCATAATAACACTAGAGTCTACATAAGCCTGCATACACAAAAGGGAATTTTTCTCTCAAAATTTTAACATACTTAAACAGTTGGCACACTTTTACTCAACGAGATATGTACTCAGTCTTTGTTTATTATCAATTTCTTCACAAAATTTCAATGAGAAAGTACTCCCGAGTCTTTCCAAATATTTTCATTTAGCAAAAAGAATACTAGTGTGTGTATCTGTGAGAGAGAGATAAAGAGTAGAGTAGAGATGGAGATGAGAGATAATATACAGATAATAaagcacaaaaacaaaaattaccgGATATGATGGATCTTGCACTGCTATTGTTTTATCCTCCCCAAAAAGAACCTGCCACAAAATGAGGAAACAGCAAAACCcacaaatttttatttgttctttatcaatcaatcaatccaaTTAACAGAACAAAACgaagcaaaacaaaaacaaattttaTAAAAGGTAAGCAAACCTGAAGGCGGGATATGTCACATTTTGCACCATCAGAAACAAATATATCATCTTCCTCTATGCCAAGGTTATCATAAAACGTTTTAGCAATTGCAGTTCTCAGTGGCTGCACATATTAATGACATGGGTTAAGTCTTGATTATCACAGAAGTTACTTAATCATGATCATTGTAGAATCTCTGCTCAAGGAAATGAATGACAGATGttaaaaaagaaatataaaagaacAAGAAATCTGACAATTTAGTTTGGACTGAGAAAACAAGATCAATCTGAGTGGGTTAGAGGATGAATTGGGAATGACTGGTTATTTGAAATCTAACTTAATTAAAAATAGATCCATTTACATGTCGAAATTAATAGCAGAAAGTAAATTTCTAAAGTCCCCATAAACAAATTTACTCTAAAAATTTAAATCCAAATCTCGCATTCATCTTACCCCCTTGTGAAACCTCAAATCCCGATTTTCACAAAAAAACAAATGGTGGTACAGATAGAAGGAAATATTTTGCACAGATGACTTAGAAAGCATCAATTAAAACATTCTAAATGGCAATTAAAGATAAGAAAGCCAAGTACCTTTTCACCTTGTTCGGGTCCATAACCACTGTAACCCTCTAGGGTGGACATGGCAAGTGCTCTCTGCCAAATCAACAATACAAATTTTAAACAGCTAGATCAACAACAATGTGATACATATTCTTTTAACAAAAGGTAACATTCATGATCAGGTGGAATAGAGAATCCAAAATTTTTGGAGAATATAAATTCATATAACAAAATATTTTTCAGGATAGAGAAGTTGTCAATCACAAGATTGGTTTCCTTTGAAAAAAGGGTGCCTACTTTTCTTGTCTGCCTCAATAATTCCAATTCAACCAAAAGAGAAAAGACATTCCTAGAATCATATATAAAAACTGAAGTTGGCTAGCAGAACCAAAACTAAGGAATATGAAATACTAAGAGGCGAAGAATCTGCCAAGTGCCAACTACCGTATAGGCAACCCATGTTTTTTCTGATTTCGTGATTTCCACATTACTGTTCAACTTGGGGTTCATGTTAGAAACACATCAATAAGCATGCAAGTGTTGCAGAAAAATACTAAAATAGGAATAGAAGTGTGGGAAACATAGTAAAATCAACGACCATTAAAGAGGAACTTTCTAATTTGGGGTTATATGGTTGCTTCATTCCTTGGACAGCCAAATCATATTTTATAATGTTACAAATTCCAGACAAGTAAAGTTTCACTCCTGTAAATGCAATTAACACAAAACAACTGGTTTTGCCTGTAAATATAGTTGCTTACGTTAATTCAAGGCTGCATACCAgacattcaaaatcaaaacaaaccaCATTCATGCTGGGCAGTAACAGAGCACATTAACCATGAGAGCCGAGAAATACCTTTGCCATTGCAGAGGATATATATTCTGGAATGGGCTCGGTAGTGTCACCAATTCCAAGGGGAATTATTTTCGCATCAGGGTACTTCTCCAAGTGCGCATTCCTCCTCCTAGCAATCTAAAACCCCccaccaaaacaaacaaacaacgaAATCTTACATCAAAAATCAATCTAGTAAATTCAACGACAGTCTTTTTTTTCTATAGTAAATGTTGTGCTAGTGAAACAAAATTACAGACCTCTGGAAAAAGATAACCAGCTTGAAGCTTCCCCATGTTCGCATTGCGACTCACCTGAGTCTTGAACTCTTCACATTACAAACACATATTATCACACTTCGtttctaccaaaaaaaaaaaatacaaaatacaaaatccaccggaataaaaaaaaataaagactgAAAAAGGCGGCACCGACCTGTCTTTTCAGGAGTGGCGACGCATTTAAAGACGCCGCCGATGGTTTTGGCGGGAACGGCGACGCTCTGACCTCTGTAAAACAGTGATAAATAAATGTTCAgcacctcaaaaaaaaaaaaacagagaaaaaggaaaagagagagTGGGCGGATTCGAACCTGGAGGTTGGGGACTTGAAATTGAAGCGGCTCTGAGAGAACAAGGcggaggaagaagacgagattGAAGCTTGACTCAGagccattttctttcttttgggttCTACGAAACAATCCAACTGTGGTAAAATGGCGACGGCGCTCCAACACTTCGCGTCACAGTGGGAATGTACTACTCAAAACGGTGCGTTTCGTTAGGGGTTTCTGTGGGGGTATTTTGGTCATAACATAATTTGCTTTTAAAGGCTCGAATGACGTGGGGgctatttttgtttttagaaaAGGACTAGGAGTCTAGGACGAATTtgactctctctttctttctctctctctctctctctggctaTCGTCGCCGCCAGAAGAAGCAATCGGAGACGCCGTTTAGGATCGCCGTTAGAGTCACCGTTACCGGGTACGACACCGTTTCGACGCCGAGCCGACTCAGCCACCGTCGCTaagttttcttaatttattttttttttttttttccgtggATGCGGTTGTTCGTGAAGAATAGATTTTCAGATTCTGTGTTTAGTTCACGCaaaattgagtttttttttttttttttttgagattgtTTGTGTTTGATTTATGAAATTGTGTGATTTTGATTGGTTGCTGTTTCGGTTGTGTAtgaaattttgtaatttttgaaACATTTCTGAGGGAATTTGGTGGCGTGGTTCGGCATGATTTAGATGCTTGTGTGTTTTGATGTGTTCTTTCATATGTGCTTGCATCTATTAAGATTTGGATTAAGATGCTGCTCTGTAgttttaaattttattgattAGTAGTGTTATATTGCTCTGTTGCAGTAATGGAAGACTTTT is a genomic window containing:
- the LOC133736428 gene encoding LL-diaminopimelate aminotransferase, chloroplastic-like; the encoded protein is MALSQASISSSSSALFSQSRFNFKSPTSRGQSVAVPAKTIGGVFKCVATPEKTEFKTQVSRNANMGKLQAGYLFPEIARRRNAHLEKYPDAKIIPLGIGDTTEPIPEYISSAMAKRALAMSTLEGYSGYGPEQGEKPLRTAIAKTFYDNLGIEEDDIFVSDGAKCDISRLQVLFGEDKTIAVQDPSYPAYVDSSVIMGQTGQYQKSVEKFANIEYMRCTPDNGFFPDLSSTNRTDIIFFCSPNNPTGSAATREQLTQLVKFAKDNGSIIVYDSAYAMYMSDDNPRSIFEIPGAKDVAIETSSFSKYAGFTGVRLGWTVVPKQLHYSDGFQVAKDFNRIVCTCFNGASTIAQAGGLACLEPEGLKAMHGVINFYKENTNIIMETFNSLGFNVYGGTNAPYVWVHFPGQSSWDVFAEILEKTHVVTTPGSGFGPGGEGFIRVSAFGHRENVLEACKRFKQLYK